GGCCAATCACAAATTAACGAACCTTTCGTTGGGCAAACCTTTTCTACATTTCAAGAAGCATTTGTTATGTATGAAAGTTATGCCAAGCAAAACAGTTTTGTTGTGCGTAAAGATAGATCTGACAGAAGAAAAAATAGGACAGTACGACGTGATATTTACTGTCATCGTGGAGGGAAAAAACAGTTAAAATCAAAGCATCATAGAAAAAGAGAGTCAATTAGATGTGGATGTAATGCTCATATGCGCCTTACTTTTAAAAGAAGCTATGATATATTTCCCGAAGAATGGCATATTACAAAATTCGTGAAGGAACATAATCATGAATTATTATCTCCGGAAGCAATGCGTTTTCTTCCCGTCAACCGTATTATCACTCCCGAGGATGAACAACAGATATTGTTATACAAAGAAGCTGGACTTAAAGTTCGACAAATAATTCGAGTCATGGAGCTTCAAAAACAAGTAAAACATGGAGATCTTTCTTTCCTTGAAAAAGATGTTCATAACTTATTTGCTAAAGTGAGTAGATTGCATGGAGCTAGTGATGCAGTGGACCTAATTGAGTACATGGAAAATTCAAAACTACAAGATAAGAATTTTCAGTATGTTTACACGCTAGATGCAGAAAAGAGGTTAGAAAACTTGTTTTGGTGTCATCCACAAAGTTATGAATGGTATGAAAAGTATGGTGATGTAGTTGTATTTGATACCACTTACAAAGTTAATGCCTATGACATGCCTTGTCCACTTACCGTATTGTTCGGAAGTGCACTTCTTCGGAACGAGACCACAAATACATTTAGGTGGTTAATGAAGGTATATCTTTAACATACATATGTAATTTATACGTTATGTTTTCttactaacttatattatatatgcaGACTTTTGTAACTACAATGAAAAAGCCATCAAAAACAATCATCACGGATCAAGATAAGTGGATGTCTGAAGCAATTGCGATTGAAATGCCAAATACAAAACATAGCTATTGCATATGGCATATCACTTCTAAATTCAGTTGTTTGTTTACTGCACTTCTTCGTACCGAATATCAAAATTGGTGTCATGATTTTTATATCCTCTATAGGATGAATTCGGTCGAAGAGTTTGAGCACAATTGGTTTCTAATAGTTAAAAAGTATAATTTGGAGAATAATAAGCATGTGCAAGGTTTGTACGAATTACGAAAGTCTTGGGTACCGGCTTATCTTCGAAGCTATTTTTTTGGAGGAATGAAATCTACGCAAAGGTCAGAGAGCATAAATGCTTTCATTAAAAGATTTGTTTCATCCCATACAAGCTTGAGAGAATTTGTAAAACAGGTATTACTTAAGCACTTCTAAATTTGTATCTCAACTATCACTTGACTCTTATTTGGACTATTAAACCCAAACTAAATAGTGATGTACCAGGGGAAATACATCATACGTAGCTTACAAAATGTTTGTTGTTATGGTAATTTAGTATACATCCACATTATAGCTATGCTTCTGCATTTTTGTCTATCTCTGACTTTCTCAATCTCGAATATTTTCTTAAAATTGTCTTCGTAGGTGGATCTTGTTGTGGAAGAAATGAGAAACACACAAATACATGACCATATGTTAGCTACACTTAGACCTACTTCTTTAAAAACAAAATCCCCATTAGAAAAACAAGTATACGAAGTTTTTACACCATTTGCTTTTAGAGAGTTTCAAGAAGAGTTTGAAAGAGCAAGTCAGTATCTTATCGATCTTTTTGATGGAAACGAGTTTCTTATAAGATATTATGAAGAAGGGAATCATAAACGTCATAGTGTTTATTGGGATGGATATACCGCTTTGTGTAGTTGCAAGAACTTTGAGTTTTGGGGAATACTTTGTCGACATATATTACGGGCACTAATCCATAAGGATTGTTTTATTCTCCCACATATATACTTGCCTCGACATTGGTGTTTAGATTCATTGCAAAATGATAATGTGGTACAAGATACATCGATGCCGTCGCTAGATCAGTCATCTGTTCAATCAGATAAGGGTTTGGATAGAGGAAAAGAAATTTTATGCCCTCCAAGATCAACAACAAAAGGTCGTCCAAAGAACAACCGTCGTATGAAGAGTGGGAAGGAATTGGCGAGCAAGAGTCGTAATAGATGTTCTATTTGCAAGCAAATTGGACATACAAAACCCACGTGCCCCTACAAGGAAGATATAGTTAATGATGGTCGTATTTCGTCTAAAAAGTCAGAAAATATGAAAAGTTACACGACCTGTGGTGAAGGATTAAATCCCGTGTTTACGATGAAGTATCAACCATCATCTTCAAATGTAAAAGGTGATGGTATATGAACTATTTTGATTAGGTTTTTGAGTGTCTATTTAATTTTCTAATTATTGTATGTCTTCCTGTTGTTTTAACAATTAGTAGGGAGTATCTGTTTATGTAATTATGTTGTATTCTTATTGAATTATTGTTGGTCTTTTCAAGTGAAAAATATAAGGAACATAAATTGTGTCTTCGAGTTTAAAATCAAAAAGTAGCCTTACTTTATCCATTTAGATGTGTATGCAGTAAAGTCTggcttcaatgaaatgaaagtagtAATACTCCCTCCTTTTCAAGTAATACATCTCTAATTTACTAATTAATTTAGTTGTGTACATCGTATAATTAAGTGTATTTAATGTTTTCTGCTAAAATAATGGAAGATAAATGCATTGACTTTTTATGATATATATGAACGTGGGTTGCAGTTTTATGTCAAAAATTTTGCAAATAAATTAAACAATTGAATATAGGAGCAGTTACTAAAATTTAGTTGGAAGTTATACCAAGGATAGCCCTGAATGCTACCATTAGAAAAACTCAAAACTTTTTTAAAAATAACCTCCAAATTTGACCTACCATTCCAACTCCACGTCACATTAAAAATACCCTTCAAAAACCATCACCAGTCAAAATGCAAAACTGGGGATCTAGATAATTGGACCCTGGGACCCACTTATTGCACCGTTGAACCCACACCAAttttaatttttgtatttttcatcTGTAACCAAAGTGGAGTAGTAGACCGTTTACAATAGTCGCCCAATAGCCAATACAAAAAGTAGccgttgctttttttttttttttttttttttttttttttttttttttgaaaggcaatgttagtggttagagttaattcacgaaaaaGTAGCCGTTGCTCCCCCATTTTATCGattcatttcatatataaacccTAGCCTTATTCCATTTCTAACAAAGCACACAACCTGTTCGACCAAATTCCCCAAAGAAACATCACAAAATTTTCCACTTCAGATATGGCTTCCAAAACCGCCAGCAAAGACATCATCACTCTCCGTGGTTCCACCGCCATCGTCAGCGAATTTTTCGGTATAATTATCAATTGTTCCTTTGCTACTTCCATTCCGTTCCATTTTGAAAATTGAAATCATAAGTCTTTCTGAATTAATTAGTACTAAAGATTTGTTTTTTGATGTTACCCTTTTCAGGTTATGCAGCAAACAAGTAAGAACTGTATCGATTTATTGTTTTTTTAGGTGTTAACTTTTGTGGGTTTGACTTAAAAATGCAAACTTTATTAGGGTTAATCGATATTTGTTGATCTGTAGTATTCTGTACAATCGAGGAGTTTATCCGGAAGAAAGTTTTGGACGGGTGAAGAAATATGGACTTCCATTGTTGCTCTCTCAAGATGAAGGTGTTAAAACTTTCATTGCAAATTTGAACACGCAGCTTTCGGGTAAACGTTAAATTGTATATGTTAATAAAATCGAGTCACGAATGTTAATTGCATTTTGGTGTTGTATTTTGCTTATGTGATTCGGTTTTGTATATAAAGAATGGTTGGAAGCTGGAAAGTTACAAAGGATTGTGCTTGTGATTATGAGTAAGGCTAATAATGAAGTGCTTGAAAGGTGGAATTTTAGTATTGAGACTGATAAAGAAGTTGTTGAAAAGGGGTAAGTTGTTTTTTGACCTTTATTTGTCTATGGATTCGTTATTTGATCGTCGATTAATGTGTTCGTTGATTGTTAATTTTTAGGGTTTCGAGAGAGAAGAGTGATAAAGAAATCATGAGGGAGATTCAAGCTATTATGAGACAGATTGCTTCCAGCATAACATACTTGCCTTGCTTAGATGAACCATGTAAGAATCAAGGTTTTCGTTTTAAATTTGATTAGTATCAGTTTTATATATGTGTTATGTTGAAATTCAGGTATCTTTGATGTGTTGGCATATACTGATAATGATGTTGAGGTGCCGTTTACTTGGACGGAAAGTGACCCTAAATTGATTGCAAATCCCCAAATGGTGAAACTGCATTCTTTCGATACCAAGGTAACACATTGAGTTTCCATTTGCCTATAACGTTTGTCAATGTTCATTTTTGAATTTGAATATATAGAGTTTTTGATTGTCATCTGCTGTAAATGGCATGATAAGATCTTTATGTTTTGGTGATGCAGATACACAAGGTTGACACTTTGGTATCTTACAAGAACGATGAATGGGATGAGCAGTAAAAAAGATGTGATCTTTGTAGTTTGTTACCGTGTATTTCTTGTTGATTTTCAGAGTTTATGTGAATCGTTTTGATTCACTTTTTGTGTAGGAGAATGAAACATGAATCTTGAAGTCTGTTTGATCTTGGTTTCCATGGAAACTTAATTGAAGCTCTTTTTGAAAATGAAAATTGTTATTTGCTTTGGTTCTATTGTTATCTTATATCATCCTTGTTTGAAACTAGCAACTATTCTTGTTAATTGGTTTAAAAACGAAAGGTCTATACATTTCATCCTTTCAGTTGCCAATCTGCAAAATTTGAACAATAAGCAAAAGTTATCTGTAACTTATGATTGTGATACAGAGTGTTAACAACTTCCTAATATTAAAGTAAATATGGAAATTACATAAGCAAAAGTTATCTGTAATCATCAATGTTAAGTGACAACCATCTTAGCACAAGTACTTTACACTGCCACTAAAAGAGGGATTTGCAATTAGCTAATCAGTAAATAGCAGAGGGTTCATCCACATTTATGTACCAGTTGTATTCTCTCAAACAAATTCAGCCTCACATAAAGTCACTGTGTTCATCTTCTCTGATGAAGTACTAGTTGGTTAATAACATAGCAAGGGTTCATTTCTCTATGCTGCTCATGCCCAGGACGTCAAAATAGATAGTACTGTATTTTATTTTAGTTTGGAACAGCCGAAttattattgtattttattatcgcttatcattatcatctatctatatatctatagtttctattaaaatcctataatgatgatgtcattattaggctaattcttttgataaaaaaaatcaaaaaaaaaaaaaaaaaaaaaaaatctaagcatgttgagtgatgtcattaatctaaataattttgtattaaaattaaatcttattaattaattattattattaaatcttattaataattattttaattattataattaaataattttgaattatttaattaattattttgaattgagtacgagaaggtataaaagttaggcagaaggaaaaccaattctaaatttatattttaatttacacttttaaaataaaatgataactaatattatctcttatgattggatgtgaattatttaatatgcattttaggtgtttgatgaaatgtttagcTGACGAGTTTCTGAGTCGGActctgtgattccacgggtcattaaactaaatgactttagcatttacgttcacttaatacttaaaacatatcattaaactattttgtttaaataaacccgtaatttcacgggtTATTTCACTAGTTACTTATAAAGGTCATGCCCCTTACATTTTTTAGTGGGGTTTAATAAATTTGTAGAGAGTAATAAAAATTGAGAGAAGATAGTGAAGTTGTATTAAAAAAGCATTAGAATGTGTTATATATATAGATGAgaaagttattaaaattattattatttattatatttatttataatttttgaTTGTTGCCAATATATCCGTTTgacatttattaatttattttaagcGGTCAAAATTTGAATAGAGCGAATGAGGTTGTGTCGTGTGCCTAACTTGCTTGATCTCTTCTCTGTGACACCACTAAGCACACCACTGATTTGGGCCACCTACAGGCCGCGTGACAACGTGTTGGGTGGAGTGTTGATACAATTTTGCTCCGAACAAGCGCGTTACAAAGTGATCTTACATGTGCGTCGTAATAATTTCCTTTAGCTAGACAACAACACCAAGTTAACACAAACATAACATCCATCATGTTCTTTAATCACCCAGATCATTGGAATGAAATAGGCCTCCGAACATTCTTCAAAAGGTATCGCTcagttaaagatatttatattcctCGAAACAAATACTTAAAGAATGACAAAAGTTTTGGTTTTGTACGATTGGAGGGTATAAAAGATCTAAGATACCTACTAGGTAGaatcaatgtagtgacccgaacttttccatgtttatatatatattaaatgaaattgttatttacatgattaagtgtttccaacatgttaagcaatcaaacttgttaagacttgattaattgaaataggtttcatatagacaattgaccacccaagttgaccggtgattcacgaacgttaaaacttgtaaaaactatacgatgacatatatatggttatatatatagttaatatgattttattataagtatgtatctcattagttattttaacaatgagttatatacataaaaatgagactattaatttaagaaactcgaaaacgatatatataacgattatcgttataacaacgtcttactaggtacatatgaatcatattaagatattgatacacttggttaattatgttaaatgataagtaaatatattattaagtgtattaacaatgaaatacatatgtaaaaataagactactaacttaatgatttcgaaacgagacatatatgtaacgattatcgttgtaacgacatttaactgtatatatatcatactaagatatattatatatcataatatcatgataatataaaaatttaacatctcattttttataataaacaatgggttaacaacattcaacaagatcgttaacctaaaggtttcaaaacaacatttacatgtaacgactaacgatgacttaacgactcagttaaaatgtatatacatgtagtgttttaatatgtattcatatacttttgaaagacttcaagacacttatcaaaatacttctacttaacaaaaatacttacaattacatccccgttcagttttatcaacaattctactcgtatgcacccgtattcgtactcgtacaatacacagcttttagatgtatgtactattggtatatacactccaatgatcagctcttagcagcccatgtgagtcacctaacacatgtgggaaccatcatttggcaactagcatgaaatatctcataaaattacaaaaatatgagtaatcattcatgacttatttacatgaaaacaaaattacatatcctttatatctaatccatacaccaacaaccaaaaacacctacaaacactttcattcttcaattttcttcatctaattgatctctctcaagttctatcttcaagttctaagtgttcttcataaattccaaaagttctagtttcataaaattaagaatacttccaagattgcaagtttacttccaagttttctaaatctattccaagtaatcatccaagatcaagaaacctttgttacttacagtaggttatctttctaatacaaggtaataatcatattcaaactttaattcaatttctataactataaaaatcttatttcgagtggaaatcttacttgaaattgttttcgtgtcatgattctgcttcaagaactttcaagccatccaaggatcctttgaagctagatctatttttctcatttccagtaggtttatccaaggaacttgaggtagtaatgatgttcataacatcattcgattcatacatataaggctatcttattcgaaggtttaaacttgtaatcactagaac
This window of the Rutidosis leptorrhynchoides isolate AG116_Rl617_1_P2 chromosome 7, CSIRO_AGI_Rlap_v1, whole genome shotgun sequence genome carries:
- the LOC139858423 gene encoding mitotic spindle checkpoint protein MAD2, yielding MASKTASKDIITLRGSTAIVSEFFGYAANNILYNRGVYPEESFGRVKKYGLPLLLSQDEGVKTFIANLNTQLSEWLEAGKLQRIVLVIMSKANNEVLERWNFSIETDKEVVEKGVSREKSDKEIMREIQAIMRQIASSITYLPCLDEPCIFDVLAYTDNDVEVPFTWTESDPKLIANPQMVKLHSFDTKIHKVDTLVSYKNDEWDEQ